A genomic window from Desulfovibrio porci includes:
- a CDS encoding purine-nucleoside phosphorylase: MQNSQEVQLAVDVLRAALPASAAGEAPLLGLVLGTGLSGLAAELLTGSPNGPAAGGASCVRVPFVNLPGFPLPGVDSHQGAFVRGRLNGVPVLAQQGRCHLYEGRSPAEVCMGVRVMAGLGVKTLIITNAAGALNPCFEAGTLMCMADQINHTGASPLTGPNCAAWGERFPDMSAPFDPALQALALETAGALGIRLERGVYIGVHGPEMESPAETRMYRQWGADAVGMSTVLEVIAARHLGMRVLGVSCLSNKNLPDCMVPAPLAEIIAVAGRAGENLARLLRALVTKL, from the coding sequence ATGCAAAATTCGCAAGAAGTCCAGCTTGCCGTTGATGTGTTACGGGCCGCGCTGCCCGCTTCCGCGGCCGGAGAAGCGCCGTTGCTGGGCCTGGTTCTGGGCACAGGACTGTCCGGTCTGGCCGCCGAACTGCTGACCGGCTCCCCGAATGGCCCGGCGGCCGGGGGGGCGTCGTGTGTGCGCGTGCCTTTCGTGAACCTGCCCGGTTTCCCGCTGCCCGGCGTGGATTCGCATCAGGGGGCCTTTGTGCGGGGCCGCCTGAACGGCGTGCCGGTGCTGGCCCAGCAGGGCCGCTGCCATTTGTACGAGGGCAGAAGTCCGGCCGAAGTCTGTATGGGCGTGCGGGTCATGGCCGGTCTGGGCGTGAAAACCCTGATCATCACCAATGCCGCCGGAGCGCTGAACCCGTGCTTTGAGGCCGGAACCCTGATGTGCATGGCCGACCAGATCAACCACACCGGCGCGTCGCCGCTGACCGGCCCCAATTGCGCGGCCTGGGGCGAGCGCTTTCCGGACATGAGCGCGCCCTTTGACCCGGCCCTGCAGGCCCTGGCCTTGGAAACGGCGGGGGCGCTGGGCATCCGTCTGGAACGCGGGGTCTATATCGGCGTGCACGGGCCGGAGATGGAAAGCCCGGCCGAAACGCGCATGTACCGCCAGTGGGGGGCCGACGCCGTGGGCATGAGCACCGTGCTGGAGGTCATCGCGGCGCGGCATCTGGGCATGCGGGTGCTGGGCGTTTCCTGCCTGTCCAACAAAAACCTGCCGGACTGCATGGTGCCCGCGCCCCTGGCGGAGATCATCGCCGTGGCCGGACGCGCGGGCGAAAATCTGGCCCGGCTGTTGCGGGCCTTGGTGACAAAACTCTGA
- a CDS encoding ABC transporter ATP-binding protein: MTARYENPADPAGSPELVIDVRNLSKSFGSKKVVDDVSLSVRRGEIYGFLGPNGSGKTTCIRLMCGLLTPDSGSGACLGFDIVRESERIKRRVGYMTQRFSFWEDLTIRENLEFVARLFEMKERKAAVDRALENLGLHGRSNQLTGTLSGGWKQRLALAACMLHAPDLLLLDEPTAGVDPTARRDFWEELHRLAAQGISVLVSTHYMDEAERCHKLAYIAYGKLLVKGTRGRLSLRSDSTPCPCPGMSSTRCPHGWRARPASSRP; this comes from the coding sequence ATGACCGCGCGCTACGAAAATCCGGCTGATCCGGCGGGCTCGCCGGAGCTGGTCATCGACGTCAGAAACCTGAGCAAAAGCTTCGGTTCGAAAAAAGTCGTGGATGACGTCTCGCTTTCCGTCAGGCGCGGCGAGATCTACGGCTTTCTCGGCCCCAACGGCAGCGGCAAGACCACCTGCATCCGCCTGATGTGCGGGCTTCTGACGCCCGACTCCGGCAGCGGCGCCTGCCTGGGCTTTGACATTGTGCGGGAGAGCGAACGCATCAAGCGCCGCGTCGGCTACATGACGCAGCGCTTTTCCTTCTGGGAAGACCTGACCATCCGCGAAAACCTGGAATTCGTGGCCCGCCTTTTTGAAATGAAAGAACGCAAGGCCGCCGTGGACCGGGCCCTGGAAAACCTGGGCCTGCATGGGCGCTCGAACCAGCTCACCGGCACGCTTTCCGGCGGCTGGAAGCAGCGCCTGGCCCTGGCCGCCTGCATGCTGCACGCGCCGGACCTGCTCCTGCTCGACGAACCCACGGCCGGGGTGGACCCCACGGCCCGCCGCGATTTCTGGGAGGAACTGCACAGGCTGGCCGCACAAGGCATTTCCGTGCTGGTGAGCACGCATTATATGGACGAAGCCGAACGCTGCCACAAACTGGCCTATATCGCCTACGGCAAACTGCTGGTCAAGGGCACGCGCGGGAGATTGTCGCTTCGCAGCGACTCCACACCCTGTCCGTGTCCGGGGATGAGCTCAACGCGCTGTCCGCACGGCTGGAGGGCGCGCCCGGCGTCGAGCAGACCGTGA
- a CDS encoding acetyl-CoA carboxylase carboxyl transferase subunit alpha/beta, whose translation MDNNIEKRIQSLRDRLTYMQDIFAGKHKDNADLLEERLSAFAERARSGSLNDPYAELATVEDLFAYVERRLESGVMPMDRVRIVRHPQRICLRDILENVYDNFTEVGGQDEHSLDPSMLIARAVITRRRGKKTYTQSVMVIGQEKGHGAEFRNGGSVKPWGNAKALQYMRVAETEGIPIHAYIFTPGSFPIEDYPGAAQQIARNIYGMAGLRVPIVAVISEGGSGGAEAIGLADKRLMLSHGYYSVISPEGAAAIEGRLKAGQRATPELIEHCAENLHITAQDNLRFGYIDRIVQEPPLGARPWHFDFFRQLRQEVIRATDEVVISTRKLPGFRGLALSRHRNPDANLDELHIRWGLSTAAKNRLRDRRQQKFLRLSRQAARDRRPFLTKTATAFWDWFSKPWVSFKYDFYRKHQRQIRGFMEEMDNEWEMFKGRLFAPWRKLTRNLPSRAENKARELTALSAWSDDSRRHKWNYLSPRYKIDRTLTCPNSASYGCLDLWGPDLFAEFAGVCSHCGYHFPMEPEWYVKNVFDPGSVFEFNSEIEAGNPLDFPGFAERIAEAQKKTGAKSGCMTFEARIDNIKMVVAMLMGTFRGGSVGAAEGYKFVEAAQRAAKKRYPFLAYVHGTAGIRIQEGTHGVIQMPRCTVAVRRYIESGGLYMVLYDTNSFAGPVASFLGCSPYQFAVRSSNIGFAGPGVIKETTGMDIPPKYHRSYRALSRGHIQGIWDRRQIRANLKQALLTIGGRNLYYR comes from the coding sequence ATGGACAACAATATCGAAAAACGCATCCAGAGCCTGCGCGACAGACTGACCTACATGCAGGACATTTTCGCGGGCAAGCACAAGGACAACGCGGACCTGCTGGAAGAGCGGCTCTCGGCCTTCGCCGAACGCGCCCGTTCCGGCTCGCTCAACGATCCCTATGCGGAGCTGGCCACGGTCGAGGATCTGTTCGCCTATGTGGAGCGCCGGCTGGAAAGCGGCGTCATGCCCATGGACCGGGTGCGCATCGTGCGCCACCCCCAGCGCATCTGCCTGCGCGACATTCTGGAAAACGTCTACGACAACTTCACGGAAGTGGGCGGCCAGGACGAGCACAGTCTGGACCCCAGCATGCTCATCGCCCGGGCGGTGATCACCCGCCGCCGGGGCAAGAAGACCTACACCCAGTCGGTGATGGTCATCGGGCAGGAAAAGGGCCACGGCGCGGAATTCCGCAACGGCGGTTCGGTCAAGCCCTGGGGCAACGCCAAGGCCCTCCAGTACATGCGTGTGGCCGAAACCGAAGGCATCCCCATCCACGCCTATATCTTCACGCCCGGCTCCTTCCCCATTGAGGACTACCCCGGCGCGGCCCAGCAGATCGCCCGCAACATCTACGGCATGGCGGGCCTGCGTGTGCCCATTGTGGCAGTGATTTCCGAGGGCGGCTCCGGCGGGGCCGAGGCCATCGGCCTGGCCGACAAGCGCCTGATGCTCTCGCACGGCTATTATTCCGTCATTTCGCCGGAAGGGGCCGCGGCCATCGAAGGGCGGCTCAAGGCCGGGCAGCGCGCCACGCCCGAACTCATCGAGCACTGCGCCGAAAACCTGCACATCACGGCCCAGGACAATCTGCGCTTCGGCTACATCGACCGCATCGTGCAGGAACCGCCCCTGGGCGCGCGGCCCTGGCATTTCGACTTTTTCCGCCAGCTGCGCCAGGAGGTCATCCGGGCCACGGACGAGGTGGTCATCTCCACGCGCAAACTGCCCGGCTTCCGGGGCCTGGCGCTTTCGCGCCACCGCAATCCGGACGCCAACCTGGATGAGCTGCACATCCGCTGGGGCCTGTCCACGGCGGCCAAAAACCGTTTGCGCGACCGCCGCCAGCAGAAGTTCCTGCGTCTTTCGCGCCAGGCCGCGCGCGACCGCCGTCCCTTCCTGACCAAGACCGCCACCGCCTTCTGGGACTGGTTTTCCAAGCCTTGGGTCAGCTTCAAGTACGACTTCTACCGCAAGCACCAGCGGCAGATCCGCGGCTTCATGGAAGAAATGGACAACGAATGGGAAATGTTCAAGGGCCGCCTGTTCGCCCCCTGGCGCAAACTGACCCGCAATCTGCCCAGCCGGGCGGAGAACAAGGCCAGGGAACTCACCGCACTTTCGGCCTGGTCGGACGATTCGCGCCGCCACAAGTGGAACTACCTCTCGCCGCGCTACAAGATCGACCGCACCCTGACCTGCCCCAACAGCGCCTCCTACGGCTGCCTGGACCTCTGGGGCCCGGACCTGTTCGCGGAATTCGCGGGCGTGTGCAGCCACTGCGGCTACCACTTTCCCATGGAACCCGAATGGTACGTGAAAAACGTCTTTGATCCGGGCTCGGTCTTTGAATTCAACAGTGAAATCGAGGCGGGCAATCCTCTGGACTTCCCCGGTTTCGCCGAGCGCATCGCCGAAGCCCAGAAAAAAACCGGGGCCAAGAGCGGCTGCATGACCTTCGAGGCCCGCATCGACAACATCAAGATGGTGGTGGCCATGCTCATGGGCACCTTCCGGGGCGGCTCCGTGGGCGCGGCCGAAGGCTATAAATTCGTGGAAGCCGCGCAACGCGCCGCCAAGAAGCGTTACCCCTTCCTGGCCTACGTGCACGGCACGGCGGGCATCCGCATCCAGGAGGGCACCCACGGCGTAATCCAGATGCCGCGCTGCACCGTGGCCGTGCGCCGCTACATTGAATCCGGCGGTCTGTACATGGTGCTCTACGACACCAATTCCTTCGCCGGGCCGGTGGCCAGCTTCCTGGGCTGTTCGCCCTACCAGTTCGCGGTGCGCTCGTCCAATATCGGCTTCGCCGGGCCGGGCGTCATCAAGGAAACCACGGGCATGGACATTCCGCCCAAGTACCACCGCTCCTACCGCGCCCTGTCGCGCGGCCACATTCAGGGCATCTGGGACCGGCGGCAGATCAGGGCCAACCTCAAACAGGCCCTGCTTACCATCGGCGGCAGAAACTTGTATTATCGGTAG
- the typA gene encoding translational GTPase TypA, whose translation MQQNDSLRNVAIIAHVDHGKTTLVDALFKQSGVFRADQRVDDRVMDKMDLERERGITIAAKNCAVRWKGVKINIIDTPGHADFGGEVERSLSMASGAILLVDSSEGPLPQTRFVLRKTLEAGLPVVVVINKIDRKDARPQEVLNEIYDLFIDLGASEEQLEFPVLYAIGRAGVAMNNIDDPQENLSPLFETILTRLPGPSYDPEQPFQMLVADLDYSDYLGRLAVGRIMHGKVFAKESLACIGEDGAARPLRATRLQVYDGLQLSEVEEAQPGDIVVLAGIEDVTIGDTICTRESPRALPRIRVDEPTVAMRFGINTSPLAGREGKIVQSRAIQDRLVKESLRNVAIRVEETADRDAFLVKGRGEFQMAILIETMRREGFELSVGRPEVILKKDANGKTLEPIEHLYVDCDETFMGVVTDKLAQRKGRMLNCTNNGTGRVRLEFSVPSRGLIGYRDEFLTDTKGTGIMNSYLEGYEEWRGDFPTRFSGSIVADRPGVGVAYALFNLEPRGTLFVEPGDPVYEGMIVGEHNRDNDIDVNATKEKKLTNLRAAGKDENVILTPVKKMTLEHALHFVREDELVEVTPQSIRLRKAELSSLRRYQIAGKAAKNKS comes from the coding sequence ATGCAGCAGAATGATTCTCTCCGCAATGTGGCCATCATCGCCCACGTCGACCACGGCAAGACCACGCTGGTGGACGCCCTTTTCAAGCAGAGCGGCGTATTCCGCGCCGACCAGCGCGTGGACGACCGCGTCATGGACAAAATGGATCTGGAACGCGAGCGCGGCATCACCATTGCCGCCAAAAACTGCGCCGTGCGCTGGAAAGGCGTGAAGATCAACATCATCGACACGCCGGGCCACGCGGACTTCGGCGGGGAAGTGGAACGTTCCCTGTCCATGGCCAGCGGGGCCATTCTGCTGGTGGATTCCTCGGAAGGCCCGTTGCCGCAGACCCGTTTCGTGCTGCGCAAAACCCTGGAAGCCGGTCTGCCCGTGGTGGTGGTCATCAACAAGATCGACCGCAAGGACGCCCGGCCCCAGGAAGTGCTCAACGAAATCTATGATCTGTTCATCGACCTGGGGGCCAGCGAGGAGCAGCTGGAATTCCCCGTGCTTTACGCCATCGGCCGCGCGGGCGTGGCCATGAACAATATTGACGATCCGCAGGAAAATTTGTCCCCGCTGTTTGAAACCATTCTGACCAGGCTGCCGGGCCCGTCCTACGATCCGGAACAGCCCTTCCAGATGCTGGTGGCCGATCTGGATTATTCGGATTATCTGGGGCGGCTGGCCGTGGGCCGGATCATGCACGGCAAGGTTTTCGCCAAGGAATCCCTGGCCTGCATCGGCGAGGACGGCGCGGCGCGGCCCCTGCGCGCCACCCGGCTTCAGGTTTACGACGGCTTGCAGCTTTCCGAGGTGGAGGAGGCCCAGCCCGGCGACATCGTGGTGCTGGCGGGTATTGAGGACGTGACCATCGGCGACACCATCTGCACCCGCGAGAGCCCGCGCGCCCTGCCGCGCATCCGCGTGGACGAACCCACCGTGGCCATGCGCTTCGGCATCAACACGTCGCCCCTGGCCGGGCGCGAGGGCAAGATCGTGCAGAGCCGGGCCATCCAGGACCGTCTGGTCAAGGAAAGCCTGCGCAACGTGGCCATCCGCGTGGAAGAGACCGCGGACCGCGACGCCTTTCTGGTCAAGGGCCGGGGTGAATTCCAGATGGCCATTCTTATCGAGACCATGCGCCGGGAGGGCTTTGAACTGTCCGTGGGACGGCCCGAAGTGATTCTGAAAAAGGACGCCAACGGCAAGACCCTGGAACCCATCGAGCATCTCTATGTGGACTGCGACGAAACCTTCATGGGCGTGGTCACGGACAAGCTGGCCCAGCGCAAGGGCCGCATGCTCAACTGCACCAACAACGGCACGGGCCGGGTGCGCCTGGAGTTTTCCGTGCCCTCGCGCGGGCTGATCGGCTACCGCGACGAATTTCTCACGGACACCAAGGGCACGGGCATCATGAACTCCTACTTGGAGGGCTATGAGGAATGGCGCGGCGACTTCCCCACGCGTTTTTCCGGCTCCATCGTGGCTGACCGGCCCGGCGTGGGCGTGGCCTACGCCCTGTTCAACCTGGAGCCGCGCGGCACGCTCTTTGTGGAGCCCGGCGACCCGGTCTACGAAGGCATGATCGTGGGCGAGCACAACCGCGACAACGACATTGACGTCAACGCCACCAAGGAAAAGAAGCTTACCAACCTGCGCGCCGCGGGCAAGGATGAAAACGTCATCCTTACGCCGGTGAAGAAGATGACCCTGGAGCACGCCCTGCACTTCGTGCGCGAGGATGAACTGGTGGAAGTGACGCCCCAGTCCATCCGTTTGCGCAAGGCCGAGCTGTCCTCCCTGCGGCGTTACCAGATCGCGGGCAAGGCCGCCAAGAACAAATCCTGA
- a CDS encoding biotin carboxylase N-terminal domain-containing protein, with protein sequence MPLSDHKVLVANRGEIAMRIMRACRKLDVAFTAVYTAEDAASGHVRLAREEGGEKSLFQVSSYHDANELMAVADEAGCTAVHPGYGFFAEDFRFARRVTKRDRKLIFIGPSWKIIRELGDKINTKRLARGLGVPTVPGSDRPIYDEMEAERIAKSVFEFQEQQGIQRPLVLVKASAGGGGMGIEEVYDPDQFRSVYRRIRNYALRQFKDEGVLIEQRITDFNHLEVQIVSDRSGTNPVHFGTRNCSIQSTGLQKRIEVAPGFAPDELEYTFNAGRVLTDIVDYSLAMARKVGYDNVGTWEWIVTRKGEPFLMEVNTRIQVENGVSARISRVHGKEGVDLIAEQVRIGLGQPLGYSQADIASEGVGIEYRLIAEDPDNNFTPWVGRIEHFQWKDQPWLTMLTHVPRNEPYEIPTEFDPNLALAIIWGKDLDEVKARGLEFLNNLRLEGQNGAGEPLKSNVDFLKANTGRILRF encoded by the coding sequence ATTCCGTTGAGCGACCACAAGGTTCTGGTGGCCAACCGGGGCGAAATCGCCATGCGCATCATGCGGGCCTGCCGCAAACTGGACGTGGCCTTCACGGCCGTGTACACGGCGGAGGACGCGGCTTCCGGCCATGTGCGCCTGGCCCGCGAGGAAGGCGGCGAAAAAAGCCTTTTCCAGGTCTCCTCCTACCACGACGCCAACGAGCTGATGGCCGTGGCCGACGAGGCGGGCTGCACCGCCGTGCATCCGGGCTACGGCTTTTTCGCCGAGGATTTCCGCTTTGCCCGCCGGGTCACCAAGCGCGACCGCAAGCTGATCTTCATCGGCCCCTCCTGGAAAATCATCCGCGAACTGGGCGACAAGATCAACACCAAGCGCCTGGCGCGCGGCCTGGGCGTGCCCACGGTGCCCGGCTCGGACCGCCCCATTTACGACGAGATGGAGGCCGAGCGCATCGCCAAGTCGGTCTTTGAATTTCAGGAACAACAGGGCATCCAGCGCCCCCTGGTGCTGGTCAAGGCCTCGGCCGGCGGCGGCGGCATGGGCATTGAGGAAGTCTACGACCCGGACCAGTTCCGTTCGGTCTACCGGCGCATCCGCAATTACGCCCTGCGCCAGTTCAAGGACGAAGGCGTGCTCATCGAGCAGCGCATCACGGATTTCAACCACCTGGAAGTGCAGATCGTTTCTGACCGCTCGGGCACGAATCCCGTACATTTCGGCACGCGCAACTGCTCCATCCAGTCCACAGGCCTGCAAAAACGCATCGAGGTCGCGCCCGGCTTCGCGCCGGACGAGTTGGAGTACACCTTCAACGCGGGCCGCGTGCTCACGGACATTGTGGACTACTCCCTGGCCATGGCCCGCAAGGTGGGCTACGACAACGTGGGCACCTGGGAATGGATCGTCACCCGCAAGGGCGAGCCCTTCCTTATGGAGGTTAACACCCGCATCCAGGTGGAAAACGGCGTTTCGGCCCGCATCTCGCGGGTGCACGGCAAGGAGGGCGTGGACCTCATCGCCGAGCAGGTCCGCATCGGTCTGGGCCAGCCGCTGGGCTACAGCCAGGCGGACATCGCCTCCGAGGGCGTGGGCATCGAGTACCGCCTCATCGCCGAAGACCCGGACAACAATTTCACGCCCTGGGTGGGCCGCATCGAGCACTTCCAGTGGAAAGACCAGCCCTGGCTGACCATGCTGACCCACGTGCCCCGCAACGAACCCTACGAAATTCCCACGGAATTCGACCCCAACCTAGCCCTGGCCATCATCTGGGGCAAGGACCTGGACGAGGTCAAGGCGCGCGGGCTGGAATTTCTGAACAACCTGCGCCTGGAAGGCCAGAACGGCGCGGGCGAGCCCCTCAAATCCAACGTGGATTTTCTGAAGGCCAATACCGGACGCATTCTGCGTTTTTAA
- a CDS encoding ABC transporter permease: protein MNGERVFSPTRWWGVVIKEFLQLRRDRLTFGMIVGLPIIQLLLFGYAINSDPKHLPTALVLGEQSRFTRSLAAALENSAYYSIVKNLDEKSARHALARGDVQFVISVPSDFSRRLLRGERPAILVEADATDPTATGGALGAVQGIAQAVAEKELTGALAHLRASPEAFSIQAHRLYNPEGLTHYNIVPGLMGVILTMTTVMMTGLAITRERERGTMENLLSSPISPLEIMTGKIVPYILIGHIQMGIIVALAMLLFNVPFAGDPLALYVAALLFIAANLTVGVTLSSFAKNQLQAMQMTIFYFLPSMMLSGFMFPFAGMPKWAQAIGSLLPLTHFNRSVRGILLKGNGWADLWPSLWPVALFSVVVMAACVRFFRRTLD, encoded by the coding sequence ATGAACGGCGAACGCGTCTTTTCGCCCACGCGCTGGTGGGGCGTGGTGATCAAGGAATTTCTGCAGCTCAGGCGCGACCGTCTGACCTTCGGAATGATCGTGGGCCTGCCGATCATCCAGCTTTTGCTGTTCGGCTACGCCATCAACAGCGATCCCAAGCATCTGCCCACGGCGCTTGTGCTCGGCGAACAGAGCCGTTTTACGCGCAGTCTCGCGGCTGCCCTGGAGAATTCGGCCTATTATTCCATTGTGAAAAACCTGGACGAGAAAAGCGCGCGGCACGCCTTGGCCAGGGGGGACGTGCAGTTCGTGATCAGCGTGCCGTCCGACTTTTCCCGCCGCCTGCTGCGCGGCGAGCGTCCCGCCATCCTGGTGGAAGCCGACGCCACGGACCCCACGGCCACCGGCGGCGCGCTCGGCGCGGTGCAGGGCATCGCCCAGGCCGTGGCCGAAAAGGAACTGACCGGCGCGCTCGCGCATCTGCGGGCTTCTCCGGAGGCCTTTTCCATTCAGGCGCACCGGCTGTACAACCCGGAGGGACTCACCCACTACAATATCGTGCCGGGCCTGATGGGCGTGATCCTGACCATGACCACGGTGATGATGACCGGTCTGGCCATCACCAGGGAACGGGAGCGCGGGACCATGGAAAATCTGTTGTCCTCGCCGATCAGCCCCCTGGAAATCATGACCGGAAAGATCGTGCCCTACATCCTGATCGGCCACATCCAGATGGGCATCATCGTCGCCCTGGCCATGCTGCTGTTCAACGTCCCGTTCGCGGGCGACCCCCTGGCCCTGTATGTGGCCGCCCTGCTGTTCATCGCGGCCAACCTCACGGTGGGGGTCACGCTCTCGTCCTTTGCCAAAAACCAGCTTCAGGCCATGCAGATGACCATTTTCTATTTTCTGCCCAGCATGATGCTTTCCGGCTTCATGTTTCCCTTCGCCGGGATGCCCAAATGGGCCCAGGCCATCGGCAGCCTTCTGCCGCTGACCCATTTCAACCGCTCGGTGCGCGGCATCCTGCTCAAGGGCAACGGCTGGGCCGACCTCTGGCCTTCCCTGTGGCCTGTGGCGCTGTTCAGCGTCGTGGTCATGGCCGCCTGCGTGCGCTTCTTCCGCCGCACGCTTGATTAG
- a CDS encoding HlyD family secretion protein codes for MTRKTMAALLVVCLLSLAGCGDSGQGVFQGYVEGEYVYLASSQAGRLESLAVERGSSVSARSLLFELEAEYERQVLRQAEEEELSARAQLKDMETGKRPEEVAMARAQLEQARAEAANAAAQLRRNEVLARSGGVSKAKLDDSRAAARTSAARVVELASQVDVYRLPEREKRIEAQRAAVRAAEARVAQARWDLEQKQLRAPASGLVYDTLFRAGEWVPAGSPVVQVLPPGNVKIRFFVPEPLVGGLKTGGQVLVRADGRPEPFAAAVSYVASNAEYTPPVIYSNETRSKLVFMVEARPEPGIAAELHPGQPVSVSLP; via the coding sequence ATGACGCGGAAGACCATGGCGGCCCTGCTTGTTGTGTGCCTGCTTTCTCTGGCGGGCTGCGGCGATTCGGGACAGGGCGTTTTCCAGGGCTATGTGGAGGGAGAATACGTCTATCTGGCCTCGTCCCAGGCCGGACGGCTCGAAAGCCTGGCCGTGGAGCGCGGTTCCAGCGTGAGCGCCCGCAGTCTTTTGTTTGAGCTGGAAGCGGAATACGAGCGCCAAGTTCTGCGCCAGGCGGAAGAGGAAGAGCTTTCGGCACGGGCCCAGCTCAAGGACATGGAAACGGGCAAGCGGCCCGAGGAAGTCGCCATGGCCAGAGCGCAGCTTGAGCAGGCCCGGGCGGAAGCCGCCAACGCCGCCGCGCAGTTGCGCCGCAACGAAGTCCTGGCCCGGAGCGGGGGAGTTTCCAAAGCGAAGCTGGACGATTCCAGAGCCGCCGCCAGGACAAGCGCGGCCCGCGTGGTCGAGCTGGCCAGCCAGGTTGACGTCTACCGGCTGCCGGAACGGGAAAAAAGAATCGAGGCGCAGCGGGCCGCCGTGCGGGCGGCCGAAGCGCGCGTCGCCCAGGCCCGCTGGGACCTGGAGCAGAAACAACTGCGCGCGCCCGCGAGCGGCCTGGTTTACGACACCCTCTTCCGCGCGGGAGAGTGGGTGCCGGCCGGCAGCCCGGTGGTCCAGGTGCTGCCGCCGGGCAACGTGAAAATCCGCTTTTTCGTGCCCGAACCGCTGGTGGGCGGCCTGAAGACCGGCGGACAGGTGCTGGTGCGGGCGGACGGCCGACCGGAACCCTTTGCCGCCGCCGTCTCCTATGTGGCGTCCAATGCGGAATACACGCCGCCGGTCATCTACAGCAACGAGACGCGCTCCAAGCTGGTCTTCATGGTCGAGGCGCGGCCCGAACCGGGCATTGCCGCCGAACTGCATCCGGGGCAGCCCGTGAGCGTGAGCCTGCCATGA
- a CDS encoding DUF1847 domain-containing protein, whose protein sequence is MHGASPLPHCAACPFKREERLCCVPGGKHPPDCPSAARQDLVEQSRQAYARPDIRHFARQAAKVERHSYARLPNGGRMPCRPRILEIVAFAKAMGYQRLGLLFCIGLRREAAGAAEIFKAQGLEVASVICKAGGLSKSELDLTGEDLLNPEHPESMCNPLLQAELMNRAQVDFNVLLGLCVGHDTLALRHLEAPATVLAVKDRMLGHNPLAAVQCSDSYFNYLKTPM, encoded by the coding sequence ATGCACGGCGCTTCTCCCCTGCCCCATTGCGCGGCCTGCCCTTTCAAACGTGAGGAAAGGCTCTGTTGCGTGCCCGGCGGCAAACATCCGCCGGACTGCCCTTCGGCGGCCCGGCAAGATCTGGTGGAGCAAAGCCGCCAGGCCTACGCCAGGCCGGACATCCGGCATTTCGCGCGCCAGGCCGCCAAAGTGGAACGGCACAGTTACGCCCGGCTGCCCAACGGCGGGCGCATGCCCTGCCGTCCCCGGATTCTTGAAATCGTGGCCTTCGCCAAGGCCATGGGCTATCAGCGCCTGGGCCTGCTTTTTTGCATCGGCCTGCGGCGCGAGGCCGCGGGCGCGGCGGAAATATTCAAGGCCCAGGGCCTGGAGGTTGCTTCCGTGATCTGCAAGGCGGGCGGCCTGTCCAAAAGCGAGCTGGACCTGACGGGCGAGGATCTGCTCAACCCGGAGCACCCGGAAAGCATGTGCAATCCGCTGCTCCAGGCCGAACTGATGAACCGGGCCCAGGTGGACTTCAACGTGCTGCTGGGCCTCTGCGTGGGACACGACACCCTGGCCCTGCGCCATCTGGAGGCCCCGGCCACGGTGCTGGCCGTCAAGGACCGCATGCTGGGCCATAACCCGCTGGCCGCTGTCCAGTGCAGCGACAGTTATTTCAACTACCTCAAGACACCGATGTAA
- a CDS encoding biotin attachment protein, producing the protein MIDISALLDEIKASPYREIVIATPHTGRVTFAGLKTGDKVMGPQGQWKEKPGTQIATLERERNPKPICAPEKGEVSVLHSELEGRFVEAGTPLAVLRHMLTREEVQRAILQKALHLFRAPERAKYYFTPEVDKKIRASDAHSVAVRDGMELLIMSRMKREVPLHYTGPDGVIYAVYFKYNENMDTGAPLIGVCPQDQLPAIQDVIMRVQTEWTEKE; encoded by the coding sequence ATGATCGACATTTCCGCCTTGCTGGATGAAATCAAGGCCTCGCCCTACCGCGAGATCGTCATCGCCACGCCCCACACCGGACGGGTGACCTTCGCCGGTCTGAAAACCGGAGACAAGGTCATGGGCCCCCAGGGCCAGTGGAAGGAAAAACCCGGCACCCAGATCGCCACCCTGGAGCGCGAACGCAATCCCAAGCCCATCTGCGCGCCGGAAAAAGGCGAAGTCAGCGTGCTGCACAGCGAGCTGGAAGGCCGCTTCGTGGAGGCGGGCACGCCTCTGGCGGTGCTGCGCCACATGCTCACCCGCGAGGAAGTGCAGCGGGCCATCCTGCAAAAGGCCCTGCACCTCTTCCGCGCGCCGGAGCGGGCCAAATACTATTTCACGCCCGAAGTGGACAAGAAAATACGCGCTTCGGACGCGCATTCCGTGGCGGTGCGGGACGGTATGGAGCTGTTGATCATGTCGCGCATGAAGCGCGAGGTGCCCCTGCACTACACGGGCCCGGACGGCGTCATTTACGCCGTCTACTTCAAGTACAACGAAAACATGGACACGGGCGCGCCGCTCATCGGCGTCTGCCCGCAGGATCAGCTTCCGGCCATTCAGGACGTGATCATGCGCGTCCAGACGGAATGGACGGAAAAAGAGTA